The sequence below is a genomic window from Cohaesibacter gelatinilyticus.
TGGCAGCAGGCCCCACGCCGCCAACCACCCCCACCTTGAAACGCCGCCTGCGCTCGACATCACTGACCTTGAGCGCATGACGCGCATAGAGGGTTGCCGTATTGATGGCAATCATGCCCTCGGGGAACGAGAGCAGATCGAACAACAAGGGCATCTCGCTCAGACCAGGGACAAAAACCTCCGCACCTTGCGCTGCAAGATCCGCAAGCGCCTGCTCGATCGGCACAAGAATATCCGGCCCCTTGTTGCCGGACTTGAAGCTGTTTGGCCCATAAATCGCATTCATGACCGCCAGCTCCATCTTCTCTGACGGATAAACCACCGCTACATCCTGACCAAACAACCGCTCAAAAAGGCCACTATTCCGCACAAAGGGCGTCGTCAGAACACCGATTTTCGACGGTTTTTCAGCAAGGGCATCAATGGCATCCCCGATCGCATCAGTCATGCTGATCAGGATCAGATCAAGCTCGTCCTCCAACTCCTGCAAAAAGCAATGGGTGATGAAACAAGGCAGGAGCGCCGCATCACATCCCTCCCGCTCCATTCGCGACAAGGTATCGAAAACATGAAGCTTTCGATGGACGGGATTGTAGCTTTCCATCATCGGGATGACAGGTTCACGCAGTGGCTTCTGCTCGAAGACCAGCTCTCGATGATCCCCTTCCGATCTGACCGGGGTTGTCTCCACTATTCGGTGCAGCAAATCAGCGCCCGCGAGCGCCCCCAGCCCACCGACAATACCCAGCCGAAGAGGCTTGCCGGGGATCATGCCACCCCTCCTGTATGGCCAAAGGTCAAATGCTCCAAAGAGACTTTGGCCTGATCATCCGATAGCGCAGGTTCCACAGCATTGTGCAGGCTCAGCCCATTGATCTGGGCATATTTTGCCAGCTTGGTCGCAGCCTCATATCCAATCACCGGAGCCAGCTCCGTTA
It includes:
- a CDS encoding aspartate/glutamate racemase family protein; translated protein: MIPGKPLRLGIVGGLGALAGADLLHRIVETTPVRSEGDHRELVFEQKPLREPVIPMMESYNPVHRKLHVFDTLSRMEREGCDAALLPCFITHCFLQELEDELDLILISMTDAIGDAIDALAEKPSKIGVLTTPFVRNSGLFERLFGQDVAVVYPSEKMELAVMNAIYGPNSFKSGNKGPDILVPIEQALADLAAQGAEVFVPGLSEMPLLFDLLSFPEGMIAINTATLYARHALKVSDVERRRRFKVGVVGGVGPAATVDFMAKLVGATPVSRDQDHIKILVEQNPQIPDRTENLIHDGTDPTIALYSTCKKLERGGADVIAIPCNTAHAYVNWMQRHLNIPIVSILSTTTEYIAQKLPEARRVGILATNGTIHSGLYQNALEEVGLEAVIPDGPFQAKVMESIYGPQGVKAGYTDGLCKEQIMQAFVHLIEKGAETIILGCTELPLIVADGPDCLGVVPVDPTDALARRCVRLGS